One segment of Streptomyces sp. YIM 121038 DNA contains the following:
- a CDS encoding ROK family glucokinase, with translation MSTYRDLTHRGSARATVLRTVGTRERRSHLTAPRVPTVGIDIGGTKVMAGVVDADGNILETLRTETPDKSKSPKVVEDTIVELVLDLSDRHDVHAVGIGAAGWVDADRNRVLFAPHLSWRNEPLRDRISGRLAVPVMVDNDANTAAWAEWRFGAGRGEDHLVMITLGTGIGGAILEDGQVKRGKFGVAGEFGHMQVVPGGHRCPCGNRGCWEQYSSGNALVREARELAAADSPVAYGIIERVKGNVPDITGPLITELAREGDAMCVELLQDIGQWLGVGIANLAAALDPSCFVIGGGVSAADDLLIGPARDAFRRHLTGRGYRPEARIARAQLGPEAGMVGAADLARLVARRFRRANRRRVERYERYERYAEARRANDRTAQGSQ, from the coding sequence ATGAGCACCTACCGCGACCTCACGCACCGCGGCTCCGCCCGAGCCACCGTTCTGCGGACCGTGGGCACGCGTGAGCGCCGTTCGCACCTGACGGCCCCCCGCGTCCCCACGGTCGGCATCGACATCGGCGGCACCAAGGTGATGGCGGGCGTCGTGGACGCCGACGGCAACATCCTGGAGACCCTGCGCACCGAGACGCCGGACAAGTCCAAGAGCCCCAAGGTCGTCGAGGACACCATCGTCGAGCTGGTCCTCGACCTGTCCGACCGGCACGACGTGCACGCCGTCGGCATCGGCGCCGCGGGCTGGGTCGACGCGGACCGCAACCGCGTCCTGTTCGCCCCGCACCTGTCCTGGCGCAACGAACCCCTCCGGGACCGCATCTCCGGCCGTCTCGCGGTGCCCGTCATGGTGGACAACGACGCGAACACCGCCGCCTGGGCCGAGTGGCGCTTCGGCGCGGGCCGCGGCGAGGACCATCTGGTCATGATCACCCTGGGCACCGGCATCGGCGGCGCGATCCTGGAGGACGGCCAGGTCAAGCGGGGCAAGTTCGGGGTCGCGGGCGAGTTCGGCCATATGCAGGTCGTGCCCGGCGGACACCGCTGCCCGTGCGGCAACCGCGGCTGCTGGGAGCAGTACAGCTCCGGCAACGCGCTCGTCCGCGAGGCCCGCGAGCTGGCCGCCGCCGACTCGCCGGTCGCGTACGGGATCATCGAGCGCGTCAAGGGCAACGTCCCCGACATCACCGGGCCCCTCATCACCGAGCTGGCCCGCGAGGGCGACGCCATGTGCGTCGAGCTGCTCCAGGACATCGGCCAGTGGCTCGGCGTCGGCATCGCGAACCTCGCCGCGGCCCTCGACCCGTCCTGCTTCGTCATCGGCGGCGGCGTCAGCGCCGCCGACGACCTGCTCATCGGCCCCGCCCGCGACGCCTTCCGCCGCCACCTGACCGGGCGCGGTTACCGCCCCGAGGCCCGCATCGCCCGCGCCCAGCTCGGCCCCGAAGCCGGCATGGTCGGCGCCGCCGACCTGGCCCGGCTCGTCGCCCGCCGCTTCCGCCGCGCCAACCGCCGCCGCGTCGAGCGCTACGAACGCTACGAGCGCTACGCCGAGGCCCGCCGCGCCAACGACCGCACCGCCCAGGGAAGCCAGTAG
- a CDS encoding sugar kinase translates to MTVPRQPSSPDLPGPAEPEPRPEDRRHMLRRRWLTATIIVLLIGVPAVYLLISANQSRDSGRDKEKKYSATGLTAGWPSKVQRRLYDVSVPPYSAEVAYYETNNWRTSRLYVQFLTSNEGLEKFLKETGTSASKLKKDDITISKRDQNVVGWEFTGPGPWWGVTHDQDNPAPTQDIVVSRANPKHPMVYVVSATTP, encoded by the coding sequence ATGACCGTCCCCCGCCAGCCCTCGTCCCCGGACCTGCCCGGCCCCGCGGAGCCGGAGCCCCGCCCCGAGGACCGCCGCCACATGCTCCGCCGCCGCTGGCTCACCGCGACGATCATCGTGCTGCTCATCGGCGTGCCCGCGGTCTATCTGCTGATCTCCGCGAACCAGTCCCGCGACAGCGGCCGCGACAAGGAGAAGAAGTACTCCGCGACCGGCCTCACCGCGGGCTGGCCCTCCAAGGTCCAGCGCCGCCTGTACGACGTGTCGGTGCCGCCGTACTCGGCGGAGGTCGCCTACTACGAGACGAACAACTGGCGCACCAGCCGGCTGTACGTCCAGTTCCTCACCAGCAACGAAGGCCTGGAGAAGTTCCTCAAGGAGACCGGCACCAGCGCGAGCAAGCTGAAGAAGGACGACATCACCATCAGCAAGCGCGACCAGAACGTCGTCGGCTGGGAGTTCACCGGCCCCGGCCCCTGGTGGGGCGTGACCCACGACCAGGACAACCCGGCGCCCACCCAGGACATCGTGGTGAGCCGCGCCAACCCGAAGCACCCGATGGTCTACGTGGTCTCCGCGACGACGCCCTAG
- a CDS encoding sulfite oxidase encodes MTLPHPSPTEADHDRRRLRQWLAGQARADGVARRDLLRLAAAAGLAAAVPGVWSAPRAHAATAPGIVKALPAEVFTPRGTNAETRFEALAETGHLTPASHFFVRNHTATPQLAADGWKLTVWGDGLTGGPREFTLADLHRLPSTTRSAFVECAGNGRSLFTVQQGQQVSGTAWTLGAIGQARWRGVRLADVLREAGLARNAVDVMPRGLDSDYVTADGTNLGRVRRPLPLAKALDDVLLAYEMNGEPLPADHGHPVRVVVPSWIGIASIKWVGDIEVSATPLYSPWNTDFYRLFGPGHPPEGSAPLTRQTLKSAFELPWNAPLAAGTRHRLTGRAWSGAAAVARVDVSTDGGATWHPARLRDEPRRGSWVRWSTTWRPRATGPATLLARATDATGRTQPPTTPHNTQGYLFDAVVRHPVTVV; translated from the coding sequence ATGACGCTGCCCCACCCCTCCCCGACCGAAGCCGACCACGACCGGCGCAGGCTGCGCCAGTGGCTCGCGGGCCAGGCCCGCGCCGACGGCGTGGCCCGCCGCGACCTGCTGCGCCTCGCGGCAGCCGCGGGCCTCGCGGCCGCCGTGCCGGGCGTCTGGAGCGCCCCGCGCGCCCACGCCGCCACCGCGCCGGGCATCGTCAAGGCGCTGCCCGCCGAGGTGTTCACGCCGCGCGGCACGAACGCCGAGACCAGGTTCGAGGCCCTCGCGGAGACGGGCCACCTCACCCCCGCGTCCCACTTCTTCGTCCGCAACCACACCGCCACGCCCCAACTCGCCGCCGACGGCTGGAAGCTCACCGTCTGGGGCGACGGACTCACCGGCGGCCCACGGGAGTTCACCCTCGCCGACCTCCACCGGCTGCCGTCGACGACCCGCAGCGCGTTCGTCGAGTGCGCGGGCAACGGCCGCAGCCTGTTCACCGTCCAGCAGGGCCAGCAGGTCTCCGGCACGGCCTGGACGCTCGGCGCCATCGGCCAGGCGCGCTGGCGCGGCGTGCGCCTCGCCGACGTGCTGCGCGAGGCGGGCCTCGCGCGTAACGCCGTGGACGTCATGCCCCGCGGCCTCGACAGCGACTACGTGACGGCGGACGGCACGAACCTCGGCCGGGTGCGCCGCCCGCTGCCCCTCGCCAAGGCCCTGGACGACGTACTCCTCGCGTACGAGATGAACGGCGAGCCGCTGCCCGCCGACCACGGCCACCCGGTGCGGGTCGTCGTGCCCTCGTGGATCGGCATCGCGTCCATCAAGTGGGTGGGCGACATCGAGGTCTCGGCGACCCCGCTCTACTCGCCCTGGAACACCGACTTCTACCGCCTGTTCGGCCCCGGCCACCCGCCGGAGGGCTCCGCGCCGCTCACCCGCCAGACCCTCAAGTCCGCCTTCGAGCTGCCCTGGAACGCGCCGCTGGCCGCGGGCACCCGGCACCGCCTCACCGGCCGCGCCTGGTCCGGCGCGGCGGCCGTCGCCCGCGTCGACGTCAGCACCGACGGCGGCGCCACCTGGCACCCGGCCCGGCTGCGCGACGAGCCGCGCCGCGGCTCCTGGGTGCGCTGGAGCACGACCTGGCGCCCGCGCGCCACGGGGCCGGCCACGCTGCTCGCCCGCGCCACCGACGCGACGGGCCGCACCCAGCCGCCCACGACGCCGCACAACACCCAGGGGTACCTGTTCGACGCCGTCGTACGGCACCCGGTGACGGTGGTGTGA
- a CDS encoding ornithine cyclodeaminase family protein — MAVAVDAVEAALAGGGLDPEAEPARAVVGVPGGQLLLMPSATTAYAGVKVASVTPDNPARGLPRVQGLYLLLDGTTHTPLALLDGIALTSLRTPAVSGAALRHLAVPGARRLLVFGTGPQAWGHVEAVRAVRPGLAHVDVVGRDPGRRAAFVERCRGAGLTAAAATPEDVAHADVVCCCTTAREPLFDSALLAPHAAVAAVGSHEPDAREVDEHLVGRATVVAEARAVALRECGDLVQAVAARAFDPQGLRTLGELVRGEVPVTPDRPRLFKSAGMAWQDLAVAVAAYERRGAGQQG; from the coding sequence ATGGCCGTCGCCGTCGACGCCGTCGAGGCCGCGCTCGCCGGGGGCGGCCTCGACCCGGAGGCGGAGCCCGCCCGGGCCGTGGTCGGGGTGCCGGGTGGGCAGCTGCTCCTGATGCCCTCGGCCACGACGGCGTACGCGGGCGTGAAGGTCGCCTCCGTCACGCCGGACAACCCCGCGCGCGGGCTGCCGCGCGTCCAGGGCCTCTACCTCCTCCTCGACGGGACGACCCACACTCCGCTGGCCCTGCTCGACGGCATCGCGCTGACGTCGCTGCGCACGCCCGCCGTGTCGGGAGCGGCGCTGCGGCACCTGGCCGTGCCGGGGGCCCGGCGGCTGCTGGTGTTCGGGACGGGGCCGCAGGCGTGGGGGCACGTGGAGGCGGTGCGGGCGGTGCGGCCCGGGCTCGCGCACGTGGACGTGGTGGGCCGGGACCCGGGGCGGCGCGCGGCGTTCGTGGAGCGCTGCCGGGGCGCGGGGCTCACGGCGGCGGCCGCGACGCCCGAGGACGTCGCGCACGCCGACGTGGTGTGCTGCTGCACGACGGCGCGCGAGCCGCTGTTCGACAGCGCACTGCTCGCGCCGCACGCGGCCGTCGCGGCGGTCGGCTCGCACGAGCCCGACGCGCGCGAGGTGGACGAGCACCTCGTGGGCCGGGCCACGGTCGTCGCCGAGGCCCGGGCCGTGGCGCTGCGCGAGTGCGGCGACCTCGTGCAGGCCGTGGCCGCCCGCGCCTTCGACCCGCAAGGGCTGCGCACGCTCGGCGAGTTGGTGCGCGGCGAGGTGCCGGTCACGCCGGACAGGCCGCGCCTGTTCAAGTCGGCGGGGATGGCGTGGCAGGACCTGGCGGTGGCCGTGGCGGCGTACGAGAGGCGGGGTGCGGGCCAACAGGGCTGA
- the pcaC gene encoding 4-carboxymuconolactone decarboxylase, whose translation MSETKNPALQFRFDGPDDAPVLVLGPSLGTTWHMWDRQVPELSKHWRVLRFDMPGHGGAPARPVDSVGELAAGVLATLDEVGVQRFGYAGCSLGGAIGAELALRNPQRVASLALIATSPRFGTADEWRQRGVIVRTNGLDPVARTSPERWFTAGFAAAQPAITDWAVQMVRTTDPGCYIAACEALAAFDVRGELGSIGVPTLVLVGSEDQVTGQGEARTLVAGIPDARLAVVPGASHLAPVEQPAAVTDLLVRHFGSAWQAAPDIGATGQHAIAAPPVKPVLAPPPAAPPAEIAPVERPEEQAARPDAYATGMKVRREVLGDAHVDQALAAADGFAEDFQELVTRYAWGEVWSRPGLDRRTRSCVTLTALVAGGHLEELAFHVRAALRNGLTPPDIKEVLLQAAVYCGVPAANSAFRVAQAVIREETTPQE comes from the coding sequence GTGAGTGAGACGAAGAACCCCGCCCTCCAGTTCCGCTTCGACGGTCCGGACGACGCTCCGGTACTGGTCCTCGGGCCGTCGCTCGGGACGACGTGGCACATGTGGGACCGGCAGGTGCCCGAGCTGAGCAAGCACTGGCGGGTGCTCCGCTTCGACATGCCCGGACACGGCGGCGCCCCCGCCCGCCCCGTGGACTCCGTCGGTGAGCTCGCCGCCGGCGTGCTGGCCACGCTCGACGAGGTGGGCGTGCAGCGCTTCGGCTACGCGGGCTGCTCGCTCGGCGGCGCCATCGGCGCGGAACTGGCCCTCAGGAACCCGCAGCGGGTCGCCTCGCTCGCGCTGATCGCCACCTCGCCGCGGTTCGGCACCGCCGACGAGTGGCGCCAGCGCGGCGTGATCGTCCGCACCAACGGCCTCGACCCCGTCGCCAGGACCTCGCCCGAGCGCTGGTTCACGGCCGGCTTCGCCGCCGCCCAGCCCGCCATCACCGACTGGGCCGTACAGATGGTGCGCACCACCGACCCCGGCTGCTACATCGCCGCCTGCGAGGCGCTCGCCGCCTTCGACGTCCGTGGCGAGCTCGGCAGCATAGGAGTGCCCACACTGGTCCTCGTCGGCTCCGAGGACCAGGTGACCGGCCAGGGCGAGGCCCGCACGCTCGTCGCGGGCATCCCCGACGCCCGCCTCGCCGTGGTGCCCGGCGCCTCCCACCTCGCGCCCGTCGAGCAGCCCGCCGCGGTCACCGATCTGCTCGTCCGCCACTTCGGCAGCGCCTGGCAGGCCGCGCCGGACATCGGCGCGACCGGACAGCACGCGATCGCGGCGCCGCCCGTCAAGCCCGTGCTCGCCCCGCCGCCCGCCGCGCCCCCGGCGGAGATCGCGCCCGTGGAGCGGCCCGAGGAGCAGGCCGCGCGCCCCGACGCGTACGCCACGGGCATGAAGGTGCGCCGCGAGGTCCTCGGGGACGCGCACGTCGACCAGGCCCTGGCCGCGGCCGACGGGTTCGCCGAGGACTTCCAGGAGCTCGTCACGCGCTACGCCTGGGGCGAGGTCTGGAGCCGCCCCGGCCTCGACCGGCGCACCCGCAGCTGCGTCACGCTCACGGCCCTCGTCGCGGGCGGCCACCTGGAGGAGCTGGCCTTCCACGTCCGCGCCGCGCTGCGCAACGGCCTGACCCCGCCCGACATCAAGGAGGTGCTCCTCCAGGCCGCCGTGTACTGCGGCGTGCCCGCGGCCAACAGCGCCTTCCGGGTCGCGCAGGCGGTCATCCGCGAGGAAACGACGCCCCAGGAGTAG
- a CDS encoding MBL fold metallo-hydrolase, whose amino-acid sequence MKLTKQSHACVRLEKEGRTLVVDPGGFSEADAAVGADAILVTHEHPDHFDESRLRAAMEANPAAEIWTLAAVADRIAAAFPGRVHRVGHGDTFTAAGFDVQAHGELHAVIHPDIPRITNVGYLVDGSVFHPGDALTVPEHPVDTLLVPVMAPWNKISEVIEYVREVKPQRAYDVHDALLTDLALPIYEGHIGRLGGTEHTRLAPGESARV is encoded by the coding sequence ATGAAGCTCACCAAGCAGTCCCACGCGTGCGTACGCCTGGAGAAGGAGGGCCGGACGCTCGTCGTCGACCCCGGGGGGTTCAGCGAGGCCGACGCGGCCGTCGGCGCCGACGCGATCCTCGTCACCCACGAGCACCCCGACCACTTCGACGAGTCCCGCCTGCGCGCCGCCATGGAGGCGAACCCGGCCGCCGAGATCTGGACCCTGGCGGCCGTCGCCGACCGGATCGCGGCGGCCTTCCCCGGACGCGTGCACCGGGTCGGCCACGGCGACACCTTCACGGCCGCCGGGTTCGACGTCCAGGCCCACGGCGAGCTGCACGCCGTGATCCACCCCGACATCCCGCGCATCACCAACGTCGGCTACCTGGTGGACGGCTCCGTGTTCCACCCCGGCGACGCCCTCACCGTCCCCGAGCACCCCGTGGACACCCTCCTGGTCCCGGTGATGGCCCCCTGGAACAAGATCTCCGAGGTCATCGAGTACGTCCGCGAGGTCAAGCCGCAGCGCGCGTACGACGTCCACGACGCGCTGCTCACGGATCTGGCGCTGCCCATCTACGAGGGGCACATCGGCAGGCTCGGCGGCACCGAGCACACGCGGCTCGCGCCGGGCGAGTCCGCGCGGGTGTGA
- a CDS encoding exodeoxyribonuclease III, whose translation MRIATWNVNSITARLPRLLAWLEKSGTDVLCVQETKCTAEQFPTEALRELGYESAVNATGRWNGVALLSRVGLEDVTTGLPGGPDYDGAQEPRSIAATCGPLRAWSVYVPNGREVDHAHYAYKLQWFEALKAAVTADAAGPRPFAVLGDYNVAPTDDDVWDVARFEGLTHVTPAERAALAALRETGLTDVVPRPLKYDHPFTYWDYRELGFPKNKGMRIDLVYGNAPFAKAVSDAYVDREERKGKGASDHAPVVVDLDL comes from the coding sequence ATGCGCATCGCCACCTGGAACGTGAACTCGATCACCGCACGCCTTCCCCGTCTCCTGGCCTGGCTGGAGAAGAGCGGCACGGACGTCCTGTGCGTCCAGGAGACCAAGTGCACCGCGGAGCAGTTCCCCACCGAGGCCCTGCGCGAGCTGGGCTACGAGTCGGCGGTCAACGCCACCGGCCGGTGGAACGGCGTCGCGCTGCTCTCCCGCGTGGGCCTCGAGGACGTCACCACCGGCCTGCCCGGCGGCCCCGACTACGACGGCGCGCAGGAGCCCCGGTCCATCGCGGCCACCTGCGGCCCCCTGCGCGCCTGGTCGGTCTACGTGCCGAACGGCCGCGAGGTCGACCACGCCCACTACGCCTACAAGCTCCAGTGGTTCGAGGCCCTCAAGGCCGCCGTCACCGCCGACGCCGCGGGCCCGCGCCCCTTCGCCGTCCTCGGCGACTACAACGTCGCGCCGACGGACGACGACGTCTGGGACGTCGCCAGGTTCGAGGGCCTCACGCACGTCACCCCCGCCGAGCGCGCCGCCCTCGCGGCCCTCCGCGAGACCGGCCTGACGGACGTCGTCCCGCGCCCCCTCAAGTACGACCACCCCTTCACGTACTGGGACTACCGCGAGCTGGGCTTCCCCAAGAACAAGGGCATGCGCATCGACCTGGTGTACGGCAACGCCCCGTTCGCCAAGGCCGTGAGCGACGCCTATGTCGACCGCGAGGAGCGCAAGGGCAAGGGCGCGTCGGACCACGCCCCGGTGGTCGTGGACCTCGACCTCTAG
- a CDS encoding SGNH/GDSL hydrolase family protein — MRRRVWGTAAVVLALLGIPAPAGAAGAAPHGSGPLPLERLFDNRAISDDARPGDADFDGSGASLSAPDLAAAGWTPGRVLGVEGAHLVRPDTRAGEPDNVRADGQWVRLRGRGDALAFLVAGTGGDARGSGTVRYRDGSRSAYRLTAPDWRTGPLATKSVALPHVNAPDGQRAEKARLYVVTVPLARGREVASVRLPRDPGAADLHVFALSVRSLATGWTGTWSASTAGYAPVGPWADRTVRLVVHTSAGGPRVRIRLDNTFAGAPVRVGSASVAVRDAGARARGAPAALTFDGARGAEIPAGARVFSDPLRFAVPAGADLLVSFHLPGTVTATPVHSQALQTSYVSEPGDHAADGAGASYTSTVGVWPLLTGVDVAGGAGSVVLLGDSITDGVGSTPDTNRRWPDVLARRLLEEPGAPRRGVLNQGVSANRVVGDRYPGDGVSTDTGGVSALHRLDRDVLAQTSARTVVVFQGINDLRAQAPAAEVLGGLREIAARARARGLRVVAATLVPCAGEARCTAAVDAERAAVNAALRRDGAGFDAVLDFDAALRDPALPSRLLPEYDSGDHLHPGDAGLAALARAVPLEVLRG, encoded by the coding sequence GTGCGCCGACGCGTCTGGGGCACCGCCGCCGTCGTACTCGCGCTCCTGGGGATTCCGGCCCCCGCGGGCGCGGCGGGTGCCGCGCCGCACGGATCCGGGCCGCTCCCCCTGGAGCGGCTCTTCGACAACCGCGCCATCAGCGACGACGCGCGGCCCGGCGACGCGGACTTCGACGGCTCGGGCGCCTCGCTGTCCGCGCCGGACCTGGCGGCGGCCGGGTGGACTCCCGGGCGCGTCCTGGGAGTTGAGGGCGCGCACCTCGTCCGGCCGGACACCCGGGCGGGCGAGCCGGACAACGTGCGGGCCGACGGGCAGTGGGTGCGGCTGCGCGGACGCGGCGACGCGCTCGCCTTCCTGGTGGCCGGGACGGGCGGCGACGCGCGGGGCAGCGGGACCGTGCGCTACCGCGACGGGTCGCGCTCCGCGTACCGGCTGACCGCCCCCGACTGGCGCACCGGTCCGCTCGCCACCAAGTCCGTCGCCCTGCCGCACGTCAACGCGCCGGACGGACAACGCGCCGAGAAGGCCCGGCTGTACGTCGTCACCGTGCCGCTCGCGCGCGGGCGCGAGGTGGCGTCGGTGCGCCTGCCCCGCGACCCCGGGGCGGCCGACCTGCATGTCTTCGCCCTGTCGGTGCGCTCCCTTGCCACCGGGTGGACGGGGACGTGGTCGGCGTCCACCGCCGGGTACGCGCCCGTGGGCCCGTGGGCGGACCGGACCGTGCGGCTCGTGGTGCACACCAGTGCGGGCGGGCCCCGGGTGCGGATCCGGCTCGACAACACCTTCGCGGGGGCGCCCGTGCGCGTCGGGAGCGCCAGCGTCGCCGTGCGGGACGCTGGGGCACGGGCGCGGGGCGCGCCCGCGGCGCTGACGTTCGACGGGGCGCGGGGGGCCGAGATCCCGGCGGGGGCGCGGGTGTTCAGCGACCCGCTGCGGTTCGCGGTGCCCGCGGGCGCGGATCTGCTGGTCAGCTTCCATCTGCCGGGGACGGTGACCGCGACGCCCGTGCACAGCCAGGCCCTCCAGACCTCGTACGTGAGCGAGCCGGGCGATCACGCCGCGGACGGGGCGGGGGCCTCGTACACCTCCACGGTGGGGGTGTGGCCGCTGCTCACCGGGGTCGACGTGGCGGGCGGGGCGGGCTCCGTGGTGCTGCTCGGCGACTCCATCACGGACGGGGTCGGCTCCACGCCCGACACGAACCGGCGGTGGCCCGACGTGCTCGCGCGGCGGCTCCTGGAGGAGCCGGGGGCGCCGCGCCGCGGCGTCCTCAACCAGGGCGTCTCCGCCAACCGCGTCGTCGGCGACCGCTACCCCGGGGACGGCGTGTCCACCGACACCGGGGGCGTCAGCGCGCTGCACCGCCTCGACCGCGACGTGCTCGCGCAGACGTCCGCGCGCACCGTGGTCGTCTTCCAGGGCATCAACGACCTGCGGGCCCAGGCGCCCGCGGCGGAGGTCCTGGGCGGCCTGCGGGAGATCGCCGCGCGGGCCCGCGCGCGGGGGCTGCGGGTCGTCGCGGCGACGCTGGTGCCGTGCGCCGGGGAGGCCCGGTGCACGGCGGCCGTCGACGCGGAGCGGGCCGCGGTCAACGCGGCGCTGCGGCGGGACGGGGCGGGCTTCGACGCCGTGCTCGACTTCGACGCGGCGCTCCGCGACCCGGCGCTTCCCTCGCGCCTGCTGCCGGAGTACGACAGCGGCGACCATCTGCACCCCGGCGACGCGGGCCTGGCCGCCCTGGCCCGGGCGGTGCCCCTGGAGGTGCTCCGGGGCTAG
- a CDS encoding DUF3093 domain-containing protein: MHLYDERLTVPVAWWFLVVLGGGLFAGLLLPFGPVAAAVGLLLVVAVFGPLVHRYGSARIVVTPGTLVAGGRAIPVDELGPTEILDAGEAFEWRTRKANAYAHLLLRSYVPTALRVELRGPHHTVPYLYLSTRRPMNLATILAFTRR; the protein is encoded by the coding sequence ATGCATCTTTACGATGAGCGTCTGACTGTCCCGGTCGCATGGTGGTTCCTCGTCGTGCTCGGCGGCGGGCTCTTCGCCGGGCTGCTGCTGCCGTTCGGCCCCGTGGCCGCCGCGGTGGGTCTCCTCCTCGTCGTCGCCGTCTTCGGCCCGCTCGTGCACCGGTACGGCTCGGCGCGCATCGTCGTGACGCCGGGCACGCTCGTCGCGGGCGGCCGGGCGATCCCCGTGGACGAGCTCGGCCCGACCGAGATCCTGGACGCGGGGGAGGCCTTCGAGTGGCGCACCCGCAAGGCGAACGCGTACGCGCACCTGCTGCTGCGCAGCTATGTGCCGACCGCCCTGCGCGTGGAGCTGCGGGGCCCGCACCACACCGTGCCCTATCTCTACCTGTCCACGCGCCGTCCGATGAACCTGGCCACGATCCTCGCCTTCACGCGCCGCTGA
- a CDS encoding DUF6278 family protein, whose product MNIPFLDKWRKRHADGAGLKLAAAFEADPEGVAELLSECELLRSQAARAGLELDDTPASLAALDQLTPRWREDPETLPWFGNDAGLYLGTVIVRTVPGAVWHVLPGGTPVVRLVSGRELQVVAAGLDWAVQGTPELSQMYAETSET is encoded by the coding sequence ATGAACATTCCGTTCCTGGACAAGTGGCGCAAGCGGCACGCGGATGGGGCGGGACTGAAGCTCGCCGCCGCCTTCGAGGCCGACCCGGAGGGGGTGGCCGAGCTGCTCTCGGAGTGTGAGCTGCTGCGCTCCCAGGCGGCGCGCGCCGGGCTCGAACTGGACGACACGCCCGCGTCGTTGGCGGCGCTCGACCAGCTCACGCCGCGCTGGCGGGAGGACCCGGAGACCCTGCCCTGGTTCGGCAACGACGCGGGCCTCTACCTCGGTACGGTCATCGTCCGCACCGTCCCCGGCGCCGTGTGGCACGTCCTGCCCGGCGGCACGCCCGTCGTCCGGCTCGTCTCGGGCCGGGAGCTCCAGGTGGTCGCCGCGGGCCTCGACTGGGCCGTCCAGGGCACCCCCGAGCTGTCCCAGATGTACGCCGAGACCTCCGAGACGTAG
- a CDS encoding amino acid ABC transporter ATP-binding protein: protein MAVDPLIELRDVNKYYGELHVLQDIDLTVGKGEVVVVIGPSGSGKSTLCRTINRLETIQSGTIRLDGQPLPEEGKALARLRAEVGMVFQSFNLFAHKTVLQNVSLAQTKVRGRKKDEADQRSRELLERVGLAAHAQKYPAQLSGGQQQRVAIARALAMDPKVMLFDEPTSALDPEMINEVLEVMQSLAREGMTMVVVTHEMGFARSAANRVVFMADGRIVEDRAPEDFFTHPESDRAKDFLSKILKH from the coding sequence ATGGCCGTCGATCCGTTGATCGAGCTGCGTGATGTGAACAAGTACTACGGCGAGTTGCATGTCCTGCAGGACATCGACCTCACCGTCGGCAAGGGGGAGGTGGTCGTGGTCATCGGCCCGTCAGGGTCGGGCAAGTCGACGCTCTGTCGGACGATCAACCGTCTTGAGACCATCCAGTCGGGCACCATCCGCCTCGACGGACAGCCGCTGCCCGAGGAGGGCAAGGCCCTGGCCCGGCTCCGCGCCGAAGTCGGCATGGTCTTCCAGTCGTTCAACCTCTTCGCGCACAAGACCGTGCTGCAGAACGTCTCCCTGGCCCAGACGAAGGTCAGGGGCCGCAAGAAGGACGAGGCGGACCAGCGCTCCCGCGAGCTCCTGGAGCGGGTCGGGCTCGCCGCGCACGCGCAGAAGTACCCCGCGCAGCTCTCCGGCGGCCAGCAGCAGCGCGTGGCCATCGCCCGCGCGCTCGCCATGGACCCCAAGGTCATGCTCTTCGACGAGCCGACGTCGGCCCTCGACCCCGAGATGATCAACGAGGTCCTCGAAGTCATGCAGTCGCTCGCGCGCGAGGGCATGACGATGGTCGTCGTCACCCACGAGATGGGCTTCGCCCGCTCGGCCGCCAACCGCGTGGTCTTCATGGCCGACGGCCGGATCGTCGAGGACCGGGCCCCCGAGGACTTCTTCACCCACCCGGAGAGCGACCGCGCCAAGGACTTCCTCTCCAAGATCCTCAAGCACTGA